In Neospora caninum Liverpool complete genome, chromosome II, the following are encoded in one genomic region:
- a CDS encoding phosphoglycerate mutase, related, which yields MAKAKYTLVLIRHGESTWNKENRFTGWTDVPLSPVGEQEAVEAAKALKAKGFEFDVAYTSVLQRAVVTCWTVLKGTDMCHIPVKSSWRLNERHYGALQGLNKAETAAKHGDEQVKIWRRSYDIPPPALEQSDSRWPGNDAVYKMVPKEALPLTECLKDTVERVLPFWFDHIAPSIMEGKRVLVAAHGNSLRGLVKHLDKMSDEAVLELNIPTGVPLVYELDEDLQPVRHYYLLDEAELKAKMEAVANQGKAK from the exons ATGGCGAAAGCAAAGTATACTCTTGTCCTCATCCGCCACG GTGAATCGACGTGGAATAAGGAGAACAGGTTCACTGGATGGACCGATGTGCCCCTGTCCCCTGTTGGCGAGCAAGAAGCTGT GGAAGCAGCCAAGGCTCTCAAGGCGAAAGGCTTCGAGTTTGACGTCGCCTACACCTCTGTGCTTCAGCG TGCCGTGGTCACCTGCTGGACCGTCTTGAAGGGAACGGACATGTGCCACATCCCTGTGAAGAGCTCGTGGAG GCTGAACGAGCGTCACTATGGCGCCCTCCAGGGCCTCAACAAGGCGGAGACCGCAGCCAAGCACGGAGACGAGCAAGTCAAGATCTGGCGTCGCTCCTATGATATTCCTCCTCCAGCTCTGGAGCAGTCTGATTCCAG GTGGCCGGGCAATGACGCCGTCTACAAAATGGTCCCGAAGGAGGCTCTGCCCCTGACGGAGTGTCTCAAGGACACTGTCGAGAGAG TCCTGCCTTTCTGGTTCGACCACATCGCCCCGTCCATCATGGAAGGCAAGCGGGTCCTTGTTGCTG CTCACGGCAACTCTCTTCGCGGACTGGTTAAGCATCTGGACAAGATGAGCGATGAAGCAGTTCTCGAGCTGAACATTCCCACGGGAGTTCCACTCGTGTATGAACTGGATGAAGACCTGCAGCCGGTCAGACATTACTACCTCCTGGACGAAGCGGAATTGAAG GCAAAGATGGAGGCTGTCGCAAACCAAGGAAAGGCCAAGTAA
- a CDS encoding putative duplicated carbonic anhydrase has protein sequence MAGCLFRGLSGQCGPISWSHAVLMLILGVAITSLNRTQAFHRASLHGTATPEDHRMLQAQYLSSIGARETVARAHRGAAFQKLLGKDRARPHSLIQEVAEEKNNSNREVGSIPRFSALPESEWDYNQHGKDWGGMCAKGMQQSPVDLHIEGLQEPEYRNLTNLYMNAFSGTMVQSRPFKPWKRGDFFYTYPHQFTQVDVYKSSKVFQVRIPEDQMTPLGAMFSTDTAEMYTAQHIFFHSPSEHTFQGEANRREIEMQIWHYSNDLLSFESSTSLNHTSLPFLALFAQSSLNLPDVEEALRRDQSSGADPNLPSSHWRVISLTFMSEELDQTSLAELKSLPSERLLSTLLSAERINSEAGQSEKVQLVHPLNLQSVMMMLQLTNTEFFAYDGSTTMPDCTENVRWYVARQPLPVATETMLRFYKMLNPQQLKSREEKDGNFRMLQNVEDNMRNEGNVFLVQGFPLQVLVANSLGFDTMAKMSKEGSEMFQGWFTAAGAQTFGYSGTALAYVTACLVLLNAVGL, from the exons ATGGCGGGCTGTCTGTTTCGCGGCCTCAGTGGGCAGTGTGGGCCGATCTCGTGGTCCCACGCCGTTCTTATGCTCATCCTGGGGGTTGCAATCACCTCTTTGAATCGAACGCAGGCCTTTCATCGGGCGTCTCTGCACGGAACAGCGACTCCTGAAGATCACAGGATGCTGCAGGCACAGTATCTGAGCTCTATTGGCGCCCGTGAGACAGTAGCACGTGCCCACCGCGGTGCCGCCTTCCAAAAACTACTCGGAAAGGATAGAGCGCGTCCCCACTCTTTGATTCAGGAGGTGGCTGAGGAGAAAAACAATTCGAATAGGGAAGTCGGCTCAATACCGCGCTTTTCGGCATTGCCAGAGTCGGAGTGGGATTACAACCAACATGGCAAGGACTGGGGTGGCATGTGCGCCAAAGGCATGCAGCAATCGCCAGTCGATTTACACATTGAGGGGTTACAGGAGCCCGAATATCGGAATTTGACCAATCTGTATATGAACGCGTTCTCCGGGACAATGGTACAGTCTCGACCCTTCAAGCCCTGGAAGCGGGGGGATTTTTTCTATACCTACCCTCACCAGTTCACGCAAGTGGACGTTTACAAGTCGTCCAAAGTGTTTCAGGTGCGCATCCCAGAGGACCAAATGACACCTCTTGGAGCTATGTTTAGCACAGATACGGCGGAGATGTACACTGCTCAACACATCTTCTTCCATTCGCCATCTGAACATACCTTTCAAGGGGAGGCGAATCGTCGTGAAATTGAAATGCAGATTTGGCATTATTCGAACGACTTGCTCTCGTTTGAATCATCAACGAGCTTAAATCAtacctctctccctttcctcgctctctttgctcAAAGCTCCCTCAACCTTCCCGATGTCGAGGAGGCGCTGAGGAGAGATCAGTCTTCTGGCGCTGACCCCAACCTTCCCTCTTCCCACTGGCGTGTGATTTCCTTGACATTTATGAGCGAGGAGCTTGACCAAACCAGCCTAGCTGAACTCAAGAGTTTGCCATCCGAGAGGCTGCTCAGTACCCTTCTTAGTGCAGAAAGGATTAACAGTGAAG CGGGTCAATCCGAGAAGGTGCAACTGGTACATCCGCTAAATTTGCAGTCAGTGATGATGATGCTTCAGCTGACAAACACGGAGTTCTTTGCCTATGATGGAAGCACAACCATGCCCGACTGCACGGAAAATGTGCGCTGGTATGTAGCCCGCCAACCTCTCCCTGTCGCGACCGAAACAATGCTGCGGTTCTACAAGATGTTGAATCCACAGCAATTGAAGAGCCGTGAGGAGAAGGATGGGAACTTCAGGATGTTGCAGAATGTGGAAGACAATATGCGCAACGAAGGGAACGTTTTCTTGGTGCAGGGATTCCCTCTCCAGGTTCTTGTCGCCAACAGTCTTGGCTTTGATACCATGGCAAAAATGTCCAAGGAGGGCTCAGAAATGTTCCAAGGGTGGTTCACTGCTGCGGGTGCCCAAACATTCGGCTACAGTGGCACAGCGCTGGCATACGTGACTGCCTGCCTGGTTCTCTTAAATGCTGTTGGCCTATAA